In one window of Posidoniimonas corsicana DNA:
- a CDS encoding FHA domain-containing protein: MSTETQAAVLATAAPLGALQLSASDWEQGFLLPEGPTSIGAGPKCDLRLDAPGLKPLHCVVVLADGAATVRRWSPGTKLNGSTFTEAPLHAGDCLSIGPVDLHLLPVESSGAGYEVETSAGADLFADGPNVGDDDLNLSEHNESTADDSDNATLVADQLATEESGLQAAEPAGLLEHLAFEDADEVGEEAAYAEELAAPTYDSEKATQDEPSLAEHPLDSGAEESVTDEPSATDEQHDLQPEKSDDSEAEGTKDTAITPPGASVSPVPPHLLKPWEDANRESAAAAEEAEETDEAACPAEDEATDAEVSTDTHHLVTVPEGVEPEPTGEGADEAAESNDDCPAGTEDPDRFEFYTDVNWKSVEAVAAQASGHAGLEAGDGIPTPHPIDLASMLRGQERLTAVRSRAKRLVESLRAERQRAAETTDQLSHYIERCEELSACVDELRATLADRDAQYASLEAEKAALDGELDGLRQKVESQDAVNQELRDQLAEQAEKIASLSAAIESWEAERESLAGELSAAQEQLRQRAEEAAVQADEAELPEPSDDAAEAGVPSEAAASDASIEPSDADWSVSSEATEPPTVSEVRETEDTPEPTPTEANSDEWLAALPGASTESTEPTAETPAEDEEAAFLGGKTTPIRSGGEEFGAKFATHEPVATEEEESQGGADEVEPVDWRLSGGDADSVSDAGAEQSEEESPLSGMWDVAAKADEPATTATPAIDPAGMWDIERTTTEEPQEQEPAAEESDSGVAEEGSGMLPLAQSPPEESVSESEEQLHAPSWEVPVPPQSDATDNDPALNSAATVAEQVSDDGEQVCQEEGDPAGPRSASPIPDWLMDDSDDEEEPEGHGPAAEADETPTAAFEAPKSFVEQYAHLLPAEDGPDAEQQSMPEPAPAVPAPEPAAESADPDEEDIDAYMSRLMERMRGGINTAPEATEKPAASREQQQAVEPTPTPEAPAPAKQPIMSLDEIKRSVQPEQSTDMASLRRLANDSARQAIGVAASKHSREQSIANLVIASIAMASGGYLIASAPAVFSTQLVGGAFALLLAGVWVFRSLAHLLQSVRTGGSDGALQERLNAEKLPINK; encoded by the coding sequence ATGTCTACCGAAACGCAGGCCGCGGTCCTTGCCACGGCGGCTCCGCTGGGAGCCCTTCAACTGTCCGCCTCCGATTGGGAGCAGGGGTTCCTGCTGCCCGAGGGGCCGACCTCCATCGGCGCCGGGCCCAAGTGCGACCTGCGCCTTGATGCGCCCGGGCTGAAGCCGCTGCACTGCGTCGTGGTTCTCGCCGATGGGGCGGCTACTGTGCGGCGGTGGTCGCCGGGCACCAAGCTGAACGGGAGCACCTTCACCGAGGCGCCCCTGCACGCTGGCGACTGCCTGTCGATCGGTCCAGTCGACTTGCACCTGCTGCCGGTCGAGTCGTCAGGCGCCGGCTACGAAGTTGAAACATCGGCTGGTGCGGACCTGTTTGCCGACGGTCCGAACGTTGGTGATGACGACCTCAACCTCAGCGAACACAACGAGTCCACGGCCGACGACTCTGACAACGCCACGCTTGTCGCTGACCAGCTGGCAACCGAGGAGTCGGGCCTCCAGGCCGCTGAACCTGCGGGCCTTCTTGAGCACCTCGCCTTTGAGGACGCGGACGAAGTCGGGGAAGAGGCGGCGTATGCAGAAGAGCTGGCCGCTCCAACGTACGACTCCGAGAAGGCGACTCAGGATGAGCCTTCGCTCGCGGAGCACCCATTGGATTCGGGCGCCGAGGAATCGGTCACGGACGAGCCTTCTGCCACTGACGAACAGCATGACCTGCAGCCGGAGAAGTCCGACGACTCCGAGGCTGAGGGAACAAAGGACACAGCGATAACGCCGCCCGGCGCCTCGGTCTCGCCGGTCCCCCCCCACCTGCTGAAGCCATGGGAGGACGCGAATCGCGAGTCGGCAGCAGCTGCCGAGGAGGCAGAGGAAACCGATGAAGCGGCCTGCCCAGCGGAGGACGAAGCCACCGATGCGGAGGTTTCCACAGACACCCACCACCTCGTCACCGTGCCCGAGGGCGTCGAGCCTGAGCCCACCGGCGAAGGCGCCGATGAGGCCGCCGAGTCAAACGACGACTGCCCTGCCGGTACAGAAGACCCCGATCGCTTCGAGTTCTACACCGATGTGAACTGGAAGTCGGTCGAGGCGGTCGCCGCGCAGGCGTCCGGCCACGCCGGACTTGAAGCGGGCGACGGCATCCCGACGCCCCACCCGATTGATCTAGCTTCGATGCTCCGGGGGCAGGAGAGGCTGACGGCTGTCCGCTCGCGTGCCAAGCGTCTCGTTGAATCCCTGCGCGCCGAGCGGCAGCGTGCGGCGGAGACGACCGACCAGCTCTCCCACTACATCGAGCGCTGCGAAGAGCTGTCGGCCTGTGTCGACGAACTCCGCGCCACGCTCGCGGATCGAGACGCCCAGTACGCTAGCCTGGAAGCCGAGAAAGCAGCACTCGATGGCGAGCTCGACGGGCTCCGTCAGAAAGTTGAGAGCCAGGACGCCGTCAACCAGGAGTTACGCGACCAACTCGCGGAGCAGGCCGAGAAGATCGCCTCGCTTTCCGCCGCGATCGAGAGCTGGGAGGCCGAGCGGGAATCGCTGGCCGGCGAGCTGTCGGCGGCCCAAGAGCAGCTACGGCAGCGTGCCGAAGAGGCGGCGGTGCAGGCCGACGAAGCCGAACTGCCTGAGCCTTCGGACGATGCTGCTGAGGCCGGCGTGCCCAGCGAAGCCGCCGCGTCGGATGCCAGCATTGAGCCGTCAGACGCCGATTGGTCGGTTTCCTCCGAAGCGACCGAGCCCCCGACAGTGTCCGAGGTCCGCGAGACCGAGGACACCCCCGAACCTACCCCAACCGAGGCGAACTCGGACGAGTGGCTGGCGGCGCTGCCGGGCGCCTCCACCGAGTCGACCGAACCCACCGCTGAGACTCCGGCGGAAGACGAGGAAGCCGCCTTCCTCGGCGGCAAGACGACGCCCATCCGGTCTGGTGGCGAGGAGTTCGGCGCGAAGTTCGCCACGCACGAGCCCGTGGCAACCGAAGAAGAGGAGTCGCAAGGCGGCGCTGACGAAGTCGAGCCGGTCGATTGGCGCCTCTCGGGCGGCGATGCCGACAGCGTTTCGGACGCAGGCGCCGAGCAAAGCGAAGAAGAGTCGCCGCTTTCGGGCATGTGGGACGTCGCTGCCAAGGCGGACGAGCCGGCAACGACGGCGACCCCTGCGATCGACCCCGCCGGTATGTGGGATATCGAGCGGACGACCACCGAGGAGCCTCAGGAACAGGAACCAGCTGCGGAGGAGTCGGATAGCGGTGTCGCGGAGGAGGGAAGCGGCATGCTGCCTCTAGCCCAGTCGCCGCCCGAAGAATCCGTTTCCGAGTCGGAGGAACAGCTACATGCGCCTTCCTGGGAGGTCCCCGTACCCCCGCAGTCTGACGCGACGGACAACGATCCTGCCCTCAATTCCGCGGCGACCGTTGCGGAGCAAGTCTCAGACGACGGCGAGCAAGTTTGCCAGGAGGAGGGCGACCCTGCCGGTCCGCGATCGGCATCGCCCATCCCCGACTGGTTGATGGACGACTCCGATGACGAGGAGGAGCCCGAAGGTCACGGCCCCGCCGCCGAGGCCGATGAAACGCCGACCGCGGCGTTCGAGGCGCCCAAGTCTTTCGTCGAGCAGTACGCCCACCTGCTGCCGGCCGAGGACGGGCCGGATGCAGAGCAGCAATCGATGCCCGAGCCGGCGCCGGCTGTTCCCGCGCCAGAGCCCGCTGCGGAGAGCGCCGACCCCGACGAAGAAGACATCGACGCCTACATGTCGAGGCTGATGGAACGCATGCGGGGCGGCATCAACACGGCTCCGGAAGCGACGGAGAAGCCCGCGGCCTCACGCGAGCAGCAGCAAGCCGTCGAGCCCACGCCGACGCCCGAAGCGCCGGCGCCGGCCAAGCAGCCCATCATGAGCCTGGACGAGATCAAGCGGTCGGTGCAGCCAGAGCAGTCGACCGACATGGCTTCGCTGAGGCGGCTCGCCAACGACTCCGCCCGCCAGGCGATCGGCGTGGCGGCGTCGAAGCACAGCCGCGAGCAGTCGATCGCCAACCTCGTTATCGCTTCCATCGCGATGGCTAGTGGCGGCTACCTGATTGCGTCGGCGCCAGCGGTGTTCAGCACCCAGTTGGTCGGCGGGGCGTTTGCCTTGCTGCTGGCCGGCGTGTGGGTGTTCCGCTCGCTCGCCCACCTGCTGCAATCCGTCAGGACCGGCGGCAGCGACGGCGCGCTGCAAGAACGCCTGAACGCCGAGAAGCTCCCCATCAACAAGTAG
- a CDS encoding TraR/DksA family transcriptional regulator — translation MARKDSILKMRDLLTTRRDALRKALAGDLSMLQQLREQIGGDVVDFALDAAQDEINSQLAEAESRELKHIEHALTRIREGSYGKCEVCAANIPMARLNALPYATMCIECQRASEDGTLEDRRVEDWGRVVDTGYSDADATISDFEVQ, via the coding sequence ATGGCACGCAAAGACTCCATCCTGAAGATGCGCGATCTTCTCACGACGCGCCGGGACGCGCTCCGCAAAGCCCTGGCGGGCGACCTCAGCATGCTGCAGCAGCTCCGCGAGCAGATCGGCGGCGACGTCGTCGACTTCGCTCTGGACGCCGCGCAGGACGAAATCAACTCCCAGCTCGCGGAGGCAGAGAGCCGAGAGCTCAAGCACATCGAGCACGCCCTGACGCGCATCCGCGAGGGTTCGTACGGCAAGTGCGAGGTCTGCGCCGCCAATATCCCGATGGCGCGTCTGAACGCCCTGCCGTACGCGACCATGTGCATCGAGTGCCAGCGGGCTTCCGAAGACGGCACCCTGGAAGACCGCCGGGTCGAAGATTGGGGCCGGGTCGTCGATACCGGCTATTCCGACGCCGACGCGACGATCTCGGATTTTGAGGTCCAGTAG
- a CDS encoding S1C family serine protease: MPLAPAHGRLVLTTLIASCLAAGMARPAAAQLAPGQPALTEAERDRQYEALAEDVAAMDRLLGLVKRVVRLVTPSVVHIEARPIRELRVRSDVQEAGSGVVVQFSPGGEKYVLTNRHVIKNSSEPHIRVQLFDGRRISPTEIWSDPHTDVAVMKVDASDLAPARIGDSNVMEIGDPVLAVGSPFGLSQSVTRGIISAKGRYNLELGEGEVKYQNFLQTDAAINPGNSGGPLINMRGEVIGLNTAIASNSGGNEGIGFSIPVNIAMRIGEQLTRTGQVRRGYLGVKLDALFDERRARAAGLSRLVGTRIKSVEPNSPAAVAELRPDDILIEYNGVRIEDDDHLISMVKLTEIGQEMDVLVFRGGRQVRARVRIGDMSQFDLTE; this comes from the coding sequence ATGCCCCTCGCACCAGCCCACGGACGACTCGTGCTCACCACGCTGATCGCGTCGTGCCTGGCCGCGGGTATGGCGCGGCCCGCCGCGGCCCAGCTGGCCCCCGGGCAGCCGGCGCTGACCGAGGCCGAGCGTGACCGCCAGTACGAGGCCCTGGCCGAGGACGTCGCGGCGATGGACCGTCTGCTCGGGCTGGTGAAGCGCGTGGTAAGGCTGGTGACCCCGTCGGTCGTCCATATCGAGGCCCGGCCAATCCGCGAGCTGCGCGTCCGCAGCGACGTGCAGGAGGCCGGCTCAGGCGTGGTGGTGCAGTTCTCCCCCGGTGGGGAGAAGTACGTGCTCACCAACCGGCACGTCATCAAGAACTCTTCCGAGCCCCACATCCGCGTGCAGCTGTTCGACGGGCGGCGGATCAGCCCGACCGAGATCTGGAGCGACCCGCACACCGACGTCGCGGTGATGAAGGTCGACGCGTCGGACCTGGCGCCCGCCCGCATCGGCGACTCCAACGTGATGGAGATCGGCGATCCGGTGCTGGCGGTCGGCAGTCCGTTCGGCCTCAGCCAGAGCGTCACCCGCGGCATCATCAGCGCCAAGGGCAGGTACAACCTGGAGCTCGGCGAGGGCGAGGTGAAGTATCAGAACTTTTTGCAGACCGACGCCGCCATCAACCCCGGCAACAGCGGCGGTCCGCTGATCAACATGCGGGGCGAGGTGATCGGCCTCAACACGGCGATCGCCAGCAACTCCGGCGGGAACGAGGGCATCGGGTTCTCGATCCCGGTCAACATCGCGATGCGGATCGGCGAGCAGCTCACCCGCACCGGTCAGGTCCGCCGGGGCTACCTGGGCGTCAAGCTGGACGCGTTGTTCGACGAACGCCGCGCCCGCGCCGCCGGGCTGTCTCGCCTGGTGGGCACGCGTATCAAGAGCGTCGAACCGAACTCGCCCGCCGCCGTCGCGGAGCTGCGTCCCGACGACATCCTGATCGAGTACAACGGCGTCCGCATCGAGGACGACGACCACCTGATCAGCATGGTGAAGCTGACCGAGATCGGCCAGGAGATGGACGTGCTCGTCTTCCGCGGCGGCCGCCAGGTCCGCGCCCGCGTGCGGATCGGCGACATGTCTCAGTTCGACCTGACGGAGTAG
- a CDS encoding amidophosphoribosyltransferase: MSELRHECGVAAVYHLPGPQSPLCPSQGPSQASRLIPRMLLDIQNRGQLSAGMASFNPDRKHLIERYRELGSVSEVFRLSHKEKTDSLMARFAGPAAIGHVRYATCGKDDVSYAQPFERRHLQKRKWFSFAFNGQLANYAELRDQLLAEDDHHITRATDTEIIMHELAKELAGEHRQPLLEVMRGAAKRFDGAYTLAMINALGEMLVARDPLGIKPMSYAVQDSLFAAASESVALLNLGFAQENIHCLEPGHAIVISDGKLEIQPFVDNPSRAHCFFEWIYFANVASTMDGRSVYLSRKALGEELAQLEDLPIDNDTVVVPVPDTSKAAADAMAFKLGVPSVEGLMRNRYSGRTFIEGGDARYAKAASKYTPLREVLEGKRVLLVEDSIVRSTTMRVLIDRLRTVGRVREIHVRVACPPIVAPCFYGIDMSTIGELFAPHFLNKSATDGEAFRAMAEELGADSLRYLPLESIARAVGRPAGELCQACISGQYPTSCGQQLYEIAVENAGGFGDPTAEQSSSRTYEAVKPDV; this comes from the coding sequence ATGAGCGAACTGCGCCACGAGTGCGGCGTCGCGGCGGTGTACCACCTGCCCGGCCCGCAAAGCCCCCTCTGCCCCTCCCAGGGGCCGTCGCAGGCGTCGCGGCTGATCCCGCGGATGCTGCTGGACATCCAGAACCGCGGGCAGCTGTCCGCGGGGATGGCGTCGTTCAACCCGGACCGCAAGCACCTGATCGAGCGATACCGCGAGCTCGGCAGCGTGAGCGAGGTATTCCGCCTGAGCCACAAGGAGAAGACCGACTCCCTGATGGCCCGCTTCGCCGGCCCGGCGGCGATCGGCCACGTGCGGTACGCCACCTGCGGCAAGGACGACGTCAGCTACGCCCAGCCGTTTGAGCGGCGTCACCTGCAGAAACGCAAGTGGTTTAGCTTCGCCTTCAACGGGCAGCTGGCCAACTACGCGGAGCTGCGTGACCAGCTGCTGGCCGAAGACGACCACCACATCACCCGCGCCACCGACACCGAGATCATCATGCACGAGCTCGCCAAGGAATTGGCGGGCGAGCACCGGCAGCCGCTGCTGGAGGTGATGCGTGGGGCCGCCAAGCGTTTCGACGGCGCCTACACGCTGGCCATGATCAACGCCCTGGGCGAGATGCTGGTCGCCCGCGACCCGCTGGGCATCAAGCCGATGAGCTACGCGGTGCAGGACTCGCTGTTCGCCGCGGCCAGCGAGAGCGTGGCCCTGCTGAACCTGGGCTTTGCACAAGAGAACATCCACTGCCTGGAGCCCGGGCACGCGATCGTGATCTCCGACGGCAAGCTCGAGATCCAGCCCTTCGTGGACAACCCAAGCCGCGCGCACTGCTTCTTCGAGTGGATCTACTTCGCCAACGTGGCGAGCACGATGGACGGCCGCAGCGTGTACCTGTCTCGCAAGGCCTTGGGCGAGGAGCTGGCGCAGCTCGAGGACCTACCCATCGACAACGACACGGTCGTCGTGCCGGTGCCGGACACCAGCAAGGCGGCGGCCGACGCCATGGCGTTCAAGCTCGGCGTGCCGAGCGTCGAGGGGCTGATGCGGAACCGGTACTCCGGCCGCACGTTCATCGAGGGCGGCGACGCCCGCTACGCCAAGGCCGCCAGCAAGTACACGCCACTGCGCGAGGTGCTAGAGGGAAAGCGGGTGCTGCTGGTCGAGGACTCGATCGTCCGGTCGACCACCATGCGGGTGCTGATCGACCGGCTGCGGACCGTGGGCCGCGTGCGGGAGATCCACGTGCGGGTCGCCTGCCCGCCGATTGTGGCGCCCTGCTTCTACGGCATCGACATGTCGACCATCGGCGAGCTGTTCGCGCCGCACTTCTTGAACAAGTCCGCCACGGATGGGGAGGCGTTCCGCGCGATGGCCGAGGAGCTGGGCGCCGACTCGCTGCGGTACCTGCCGCTGGAGTCCATCGCCCGCGCGGTCGGCCGCCCCGCCGGCGAGCTTTGCCAGGCCTGCATCAGCGGCCAGTACCCGACCAGCTGCGGCCAGCAGCTGTACGAGATCGCGGTCGAGAATGCGGGCGGGTTCGGCGATCCCACAGCGGAGCAGTCGTCGTCGCGCACGTACGAGGCGGTCAAACCAGACGTGTGA